A stretch of Verrucomicrobiota bacterium DNA encodes these proteins:
- a CDS encoding FecR family protein, translating into MKNIVAVLSLFITALLAYGADSPAGLKESTIVETVSDVSVLTGKDLDSSPAFEGEIFKAPDFLETGRRSRARLEAEDGTITRIGSNTLFSFQENDRTIKLERGSILFSSPEGRGGGRIVTASATASVVGTTIIVEATEDGGFKVFVLEGSATVTFPDNSTAFLEAGQMTFVQPNLPGVSNGESGRGPVLNFDLEAFVKDSQLVNGFDSPLQSLPFIDAAIAEQDQRIEDGSLQKAGRFVLLSDDDNIVDLDLAALNKLFENEDDRALDGLEPMVLVGGISALVETADVAFGNLPSGKVVTISDEGVETLDPEDVGEIPAELPRVTVGAIDFLPEDQKAALAIKLEKAFEEVLKSYEDGSVSAEDTIAIAKFLLSLDLPLDERFKDDVEDQFGPLLDEPDEEGPFEDSQDLLDDSTQVTDPIDINDGYFAP; encoded by the coding sequence ATGAAAAACATTGTTGCCGTACTATCCCTTTTCATCACCGCCCTACTAGCGTATGGGGCTGACTCACCTGCTGGGTTGAAGGAGTCCACGATCGTTGAAACCGTTTCCGACGTCAGTGTTCTCACCGGAAAAGATCTCGATTCGAGTCCGGCATTTGAAGGAGAAATCTTCAAAGCACCCGATTTTTTGGAGACAGGACGGAGATCGAGGGCTAGGCTGGAGGCAGAGGATGGAACGATCACCCGGATCGGCTCGAACACCCTCTTTTCCTTTCAAGAAAACGACCGCACGATCAAGCTGGAGCGTGGTTCCATTCTCTTTAGCTCACCAGAAGGGCGTGGCGGAGGAAGAATTGTTACGGCCTCGGCTACCGCATCAGTAGTCGGAACTACCATCATTGTTGAGGCAACAGAAGACGGCGGTTTCAAAGTTTTCGTTCTTGAAGGGTCGGCCACAGTCACGTTTCCAGACAATTCAACGGCATTTCTGGAAGCCGGACAGATGACCTTTGTTCAACCGAATTTGCCCGGTGTCTCGAATGGGGAATCAGGTAGGGGCCCTGTCCTCAACTTCGACCTTGAGGCCTTTGTCAAGGACTCTCAACTGGTGAACGGCTTCGACTCTCCCTTGCAAAGTCTTCCCTTCATTGATGCCGCTATCGCCGAACAGGACCAGAGGATAGAGGATGGAAGCCTTCAAAAGGCCGGTCGATTCGTTTTACTCTCAGATGACGATAATATCGTCGACCTCGATCTCGCCGCTTTGAATAAGCTCTTTGAAAACGAAGACGATAGGGCTTTAGATGGTCTCGAACCAATGGTTCTAGTGGGCGGTATATCGGCCTTGGTTGAGACTGCTGACGTCGCGTTCGGCAACCTCCCCTCCGGAAAAGTAGTTACAATTAGCGACGAGGGAGTTGAGACCCTCGATCCAGAAGACGTTGGTGAGATCCCAGCAGAACTGCCGCGAGTCACGGTCGGTGCGATTGACTTTCTTCCAGAAGATCAAAAAGCCGCGCTCGCGATCAAGCTCGAGAAAGCATTTGAAGAGGTTCTGAAATCCTATGAAGACGGTTCGGTCTCGGCTGAAGATACAATTGCTATCGCAAAGTTTCTTCTAAGTCTCGATCTACCTCTGGATGAGCGTTTCAAGGACGATGTGGAGGATCAATTTGGTCCGCTTTTAGACGAACCGGATGAAGAGGGTCCCTTCGAGGACTCCCAAGATTTGTTGGATGACTCCACTCAAGTGACGGATCCGATTGATATCAACGATGGTTACTTTGCGCCCTAG
- a CDS encoding alpha-amylase family glycosyl hydrolase, producing MIRFVSHQQFENIQRRFRHLYGEEADRMTRRFYAALGRYGVGLHPVRPDTLWNEKSVVLITYGDTVQAVDEPPLQTLRKFCLRYLKGAVSTIHILPFFPWSSDDGFSVKDYREVDPHLGGWEDVRSLSSEFGVMADLVLNHCSAKGEWFKEFIQGIQPGADYFVTEDPEVDVSMVVRPRTSPLLTKFATRDGEKHVWTTFSADQVDLNWKDPNLFFEFVDILFLYLSMGIRVLRLDAVAFLWKEVGTECIHLAETHEVVKLFRDILEVVAPETILLTETNVPHEENISYFGNNDEAHMVYQFALPPLLLHGLLTGTARHLTRWAASLPDLGPEQSFLNFTASHDGVGVRPLTGLLPESEIAKVISTVKKRGGLVSTKTNSDGSESPYELNITYASALSDPDNVSLGIRRFLCSQVVALSLRGIPAVYLPSLFGAQNDQEGVRRTGRSRSINREKWQVEKLEAELAKDGPSRDVFEEYLLLLRRRGGYSAFHPNSVQSVHAVREDCLVVERISKEQRVLCISNFSAEKVTFKGLDRINGVAGIEVFFEIISGKTIRPRKRGVTLAPYQSVWLAPKK from the coding sequence ATGATTCGTTTCGTTTCCCATCAGCAGTTTGAGAACATTCAGCGCCGCTTCCGGCATCTCTACGGCGAGGAAGCGGATCGTATGACCCGTAGATTCTACGCAGCTCTCGGTCGGTATGGAGTTGGTTTGCATCCCGTTCGGCCGGACACGCTTTGGAACGAAAAGAGTGTGGTTCTGATTACGTATGGTGATACGGTCCAGGCAGTCGACGAGCCTCCGCTGCAGACCCTTCGGAAGTTTTGCCTTCGCTATCTTAAGGGGGCGGTCAGTACGATTCACATTCTTCCGTTCTTTCCGTGGAGTTCGGATGATGGGTTTTCTGTGAAAGACTATCGTGAGGTAGATCCCCACTTGGGAGGTTGGGAGGACGTTCGTTCGCTCTCTTCCGAATTTGGAGTGATGGCCGATCTGGTTCTCAATCACTGTTCCGCAAAAGGGGAGTGGTTCAAGGAGTTTATTCAGGGCATACAGCCCGGGGCGGATTACTTTGTCACCGAGGACCCTGAAGTAGATGTAAGTATGGTAGTGAGGCCTCGAACCTCCCCGCTCCTTACCAAGTTTGCGACCAGAGATGGGGAAAAGCACGTATGGACTACCTTTAGTGCGGACCAAGTGGATCTGAATTGGAAGGACCCGAATTTATTCTTCGAGTTTGTCGATATTCTCTTTCTCTACCTTTCGATGGGAATACGGGTGCTACGACTGGATGCGGTAGCTTTTCTTTGGAAAGAGGTTGGCACAGAGTGTATCCATCTCGCGGAGACGCATGAAGTGGTAAAGCTCTTCCGCGACATTCTTGAGGTTGTGGCACCGGAGACAATCCTTCTCACCGAAACGAATGTTCCTCACGAAGAGAATATCAGTTATTTTGGCAATAATGATGAGGCACACATGGTGTATCAGTTTGCTTTACCGCCTCTGCTTTTGCATGGGCTTCTCACGGGAACGGCGCGTCATCTGACACGGTGGGCTGCGTCTCTACCTGATTTGGGTCCCGAGCAGTCTTTCCTGAATTTTACTGCCAGCCACGACGGGGTTGGGGTGCGGCCACTGACTGGGCTCTTGCCGGAGAGTGAGATTGCAAAGGTGATTTCGACGGTTAAGAAGCGGGGCGGCTTGGTTTCGACGAAGACAAATTCAGATGGTAGTGAGAGTCCGTACGAATTGAATATCACCTATGCTTCAGCTCTATCTGATCCCGATAATGTGTCTCTGGGAATCAGAAGGTTCCTGTGTTCCCAGGTGGTTGCGCTCAGCCTTCGCGGGATACCGGCAGTGTATTTGCCCAGCTTGTTTGGTGCACAGAACGATCAAGAAGGGGTGAGGCGAACCGGTAGGAGTCGATCAATCAACCGGGAAAAGTGGCAGGTCGAAAAACTCGAGGCGGAGTTGGCGAAAGACGGTCCCAGTCGTGATGTCTTTGAAGAGTATTTGCTGCTCCTTCGGCGGCGGGGTGGCTACTCCGCCTTTCACCCGAACTCAGTCCAGAGCGTTCATGCTGTCCGAGAGGATTGCTTGGTGGTTGAGCGAATCTCGAAAGAGCAGCGGGTGTTGTGCATTTCCAACTTTTCGGCAGAGAAGGTGACCTTTAAGGGGCTGGATCGAATCAATGGAGTCGCAGGAATCGAGGTTTTCTTCGAGATTATTTCGGGAAAGACCATAAGACCGAGAAAGAGGGGAGTCACACTGGCTCCCTACCAATCCGTCTGGTTGGCTCCCAAGAAATAG
- a CDS encoding ATP-binding protein: MKTDHTFLREAGRIVNSGQSRSLILHGNVHDLFAIEEKADRDEVVYTDLGSLLAARWGLAGNIIIRYELNGLIQIPEANREDVGKAWDALRGGVDRDEAAIREMLGKKVKKPVTPSLEDRILKAVGDSLQALEILRQITLCSRRGLIESRVIIVIDNADVILPEGPLANLSEKDRSRVCKVQDWFSEPSFASGEDTVVLVAEAESLINHRVSRLPQVLSVEIESPDFEARKEFIQWFNGTLPETQKLKRGMSQTAIAELSAGLSLYALQQLLKGAAYRNESLRPEDVVAKVEAFIIDQIGEDIVEFKKPDHGLRDVVGFSRLKSYLKDEFIPRIRSTDSSALTGAAVAGPIGSGKTFVFEAVAGELGIVVMTIKNIRSQWFGQTDVLFEKLKRVLQAVGRALIFIDEADTQFGGVGKGDHSTERRLTGKIQALMSDQTMKGKVTWLLITARIHLLSPDIRRPGRAGSLIIPVLDPKGQDHEDFLRWSLKGVLKKKLGEHELERLRTKTEAYSAAQFANLRSELRSLGAALDLEEVERLIDDLIPPDIADTRRYQTLQALVNCTRKSLLDDPEAFSDSLRKEWRDEIAFLESIGIE; this comes from the coding sequence ATGAAGACAGACCATACGTTCCTTCGAGAGGCGGGAAGAATTGTGAATTCAGGGCAAAGCCGATCCCTGATTCTCCATGGAAACGTTCATGACCTCTTTGCAATCGAAGAAAAGGCTGATCGGGATGAGGTGGTTTACACCGATCTCGGCTCTCTCTTGGCCGCCCGGTGGGGGTTGGCTGGAAACATCATAATCCGTTACGAATTGAACGGGCTTATTCAGATACCGGAGGCAAACCGTGAAGATGTAGGAAAAGCATGGGATGCACTGAGAGGGGGAGTGGATCGCGATGAAGCTGCGATCCGGGAAATGCTCGGAAAAAAGGTCAAGAAGCCAGTCACTCCCAGTCTCGAAGACCGTATCCTCAAGGCCGTTGGTGATAGTCTTCAGGCTCTGGAGATCCTTCGCCAGATCACCTTGTGTTCACGCCGTGGTCTTATCGAGAGCAGGGTCATTATCGTTATCGACAATGCTGATGTCATACTCCCGGAAGGGCCACTGGCTAATTTGTCGGAGAAAGATAGGAGTCGTGTTTGTAAAGTTCAGGATTGGTTTTCGGAACCGTCATTTGCCAGCGGAGAAGACACAGTGGTTCTCGTTGCGGAGGCGGAAAGTCTGATCAATCACCGCGTCTCGCGGCTACCTCAGGTTCTCTCTGTGGAGATCGAATCCCCTGACTTTGAAGCTCGAAAAGAGTTTATTCAGTGGTTCAACGGGACGCTACCGGAAACACAGAAATTGAAGCGTGGTATGAGCCAGACAGCGATTGCTGAGCTGTCAGCTGGATTGTCCCTTTATGCGCTCCAGCAACTGCTAAAAGGCGCGGCCTATCGAAACGAGTCCCTTCGGCCGGAAGACGTTGTTGCCAAAGTGGAGGCATTTATAATCGATCAGATCGGTGAGGACATTGTTGAGTTCAAGAAGCCCGATCACGGGCTCAGGGATGTAGTGGGTTTTTCCCGACTAAAGTCTTACCTGAAGGACGAGTTCATTCCGCGTATTCGTTCGACCGATTCAAGTGCATTGACGGGTGCTGCAGTCGCCGGACCCATTGGCTCTGGAAAGACATTTGTTTTTGAAGCGGTAGCCGGAGAGTTGGGCATAGTGGTGATGACGATCAAAAATATTCGGTCGCAGTGGTTTGGGCAGACCGATGTTCTTTTTGAGAAATTGAAGCGGGTCCTTCAGGCGGTTGGTCGAGCGTTGATTTTTATTGATGAAGCGGACACCCAGTTTGGAGGAGTTGGCAAAGGCGACCATTCAACGGAACGGAGGCTCACTGGAAAGATCCAAGCGTTGATGTCTGACCAGACGATGAAGGGAAAGGTGACTTGGTTATTGATTACGGCGCGTATCCATCTCCTGTCCCCGGATATTCGACGTCCGGGTCGTGCAGGTAGTTTGATTATTCCCGTTCTCGATCCGAAGGGACAGGATCACGAGGACTTTCTCCGGTGGTCTCTTAAAGGAGTGCTGAAGAAAAAGTTGGGGGAGCATGAATTGGAGCGGCTTCGCACTAAAACGGAGGCCTACTCTGCCGCGCAATTTGCTAATTTGAGAAGCGAACTGCGGAGTTTGGGAGCCGCTCTCGATCTCGAGGAAGTCGAAAGACTGATCGATGACCTGATTCCCCCGGACATCGCCGATACCCGTCGCTACCAGACCTTGCAGGCTTTGGTCAATTGCACCCGGAAGAGCTTACTCGATGATCCCGAAGCCTTTTCCGATTCCCTCAGGAAAGAATGGCGCGATGAAATCGCGTTTCTTGAGAGTATTGGTATCGAGTGA
- a CDS encoding glycosyltransferase family 4 protein: MPKNIGFVSTRFAGQDGVSLESAKWAEALWEDKHISYWYSGKSDRHESITHCVPEAYFGFAENQWINDRIWGKTRRGPEVTARIRDLSGYLKRTLYDFVERFRIDVIVPQNVLAIPMHVPLGIALTEFLAETQIPTIAHHHDFYWERTRFSVGAVQEYLDMAFPARMSNMRHVVINQAAQEQLSLRKGVSSLLIPNVFDFDNAPESPDEYAADFRSEIGLTNDDILILQPTRIVPRKGIEHSIKLIGALEDPRCKLVITHEAGDEGFEYSNRLQELAHEEGVDLRFVADRISEVRQYDSEGRKVYTLWDAYLHADLVTYPSLYEGFGNALLEAIYFRLPTVINRYSIYVQDIEPKGFRLLEMDGFVTQKVIRQVQRVLADEDYRRKMVEHNFKTARRFYSYSVLRRNLRTLLTSLTGMSS, from the coding sequence ATGCCAAAGAATATTGGATTCGTTTCTACTCGTTTTGCTGGACAGGACGGGGTTTCACTGGAAAGTGCAAAGTGGGCGGAAGCACTTTGGGAAGACAAACATATCTCGTACTGGTACAGCGGTAAGAGCGATCGTCATGAATCCATCACGCATTGCGTGCCCGAAGCCTACTTTGGGTTTGCTGAGAACCAATGGATTAATGATCGGATTTGGGGAAAGACCCGCAGAGGTCCTGAAGTGACTGCCCGCATCCGGGATCTTTCAGGGTACCTCAAAAGAACGCTGTATGATTTTGTCGAAAGATTTCGGATTGACGTAATCGTTCCTCAAAATGTGCTCGCGATTCCTATGCATGTTCCTCTTGGAATTGCTCTAACGGAGTTTCTCGCGGAGACACAGATTCCCACGATCGCGCACCACCATGATTTTTATTGGGAGCGAACGCGTTTTAGCGTGGGTGCGGTTCAGGAGTACCTCGACATGGCTTTCCCCGCCCGGATGTCGAACATGAGGCATGTCGTCATCAATCAGGCGGCTCAGGAACAGCTTTCTTTACGGAAGGGTGTTTCATCGCTCCTAATTCCCAACGTCTTCGATTTCGACAACGCTCCTGAGAGTCCGGACGAATATGCTGCGGACTTTCGATCGGAAATCGGCCTTACGAATGACGATATCCTGATTCTTCAGCCGACTCGCATTGTTCCACGAAAGGGGATCGAGCACTCCATCAAGTTGATTGGAGCCCTTGAGGATCCGCGCTGTAAGCTGGTGATCACCCATGAGGCTGGTGACGAGGGTTTCGAGTATTCCAATCGCCTTCAGGAACTTGCCCATGAAGAAGGCGTCGATTTGCGGTTTGTAGCCGACCGGATTAGCGAAGTGCGGCAGTACGATTCAGAGGGAAGAAAAGTGTACACCCTTTGGGATGCTTATCTGCATGCTGATCTGGTGACTTATCCCAGCCTCTACGAGGGATTTGGGAACGCTTTGTTGGAGGCAATTTACTTCCGGTTGCCAACTGTGATCAACCGCTACTCAATTTACGTTCAGGACATTGAGCCGAAAGGGTTTCGCCTGCTTGAGATGGATGGCTTTGTCACTCAAAAGGTGATCCGCCAAGTCCAGAGAGTTCTCGCAGATGAAGATTACCGTCGAAAGATGGTCGAGCACAACTTTAAGACAGCGAGGCGTTTCTACAGTTACAGTGTGCTCCGCAGGAATCTCCGCACCCTCCTCACCAGTTTGACCGGGATGTCGTCATGA
- a CDS encoding cyclic nucleotide-binding domain-containing protein, with translation MGLRDFEILLDTGILSTEEGISDETRRILAEEDFTEIVSIKKETILVEQGTRPEALFFTIDGKFHAISHANPDAPNRLLGRIGEGQFIGEVCLVDPTSKASATVKALPDSMVLKMKPEAFESLCKSHPVAANEFLLSVARQLAKRLREANERVL, from the coding sequence ATGGGCCTTCGCGACTTTGAAATCCTTCTCGATACGGGTATTCTTTCCACCGAAGAGGGCATATCAGACGAGACGCGAAGAATTCTCGCCGAAGAAGATTTTACTGAAATCGTATCGATCAAGAAAGAAACCATTCTCGTAGAACAAGGCACTCGCCCAGAGGCCCTGTTTTTCACAATTGATGGCAAGTTTCATGCGATTAGTCATGCCAATCCAGATGCACCTAACCGACTCCTTGGGCGGATTGGTGAGGGTCAGTTTATTGGAGAGGTGTGCTTGGTCGACCCGACCAGCAAGGCCAGCGCAACTGTAAAAGCCCTTCCAGACTCGATGGTTCTCAAGATGAAGCCAGAGGCGTTCGAGAGCTTATGCAAATCCCACCCGGTGGCGGCAAATGAATTCCTCCTCTCAGTAGCCCGGCAACTGGCCAAGCGTCTTCGGGAAGCAAACGAGCGGGTTCTTTGA
- a CDS encoding PspA/IM30 family protein translates to MFKAISRFFKTVGRLLTGRINEKTDSIAEDSHVVREEYNELIAHMTRQVRDIRDAVAGLMAQQERKKSQAEKLVGEIETLEKKSAGAVAYAKKAAQGKSKEEAAGSAEYTRAMEAFKNFNSTLAEKRSRVSDLESDVEAGSKQIEAYKQQLINFQRELEKLKSEKHEAVAEITMAKHQREVSEALAGIGKDDTAEQLSALRDRVRKVSSQAKITSELAGTDVALEEADFLSMAEESLAKSEFDDLIFGEEKKESEPETSPKVSAPEKLPE, encoded by the coding sequence ATGTTTAAGGCAATAAGCCGTTTCTTCAAAACCGTAGGTCGCCTTCTTACTGGACGAATCAACGAAAAGACCGACTCAATTGCTGAGGACAGTCACGTCGTCCGCGAGGAGTATAATGAATTGATCGCTCATATGACGAGACAGGTGAGGGACATCCGGGATGCGGTCGCGGGATTGATGGCTCAACAAGAGCGCAAAAAGTCCCAAGCAGAGAAGTTGGTGGGCGAAATTGAGACTTTGGAGAAGAAATCGGCAGGAGCCGTCGCCTACGCCAAGAAAGCAGCGCAGGGAAAGTCAAAGGAAGAGGCGGCTGGGAGCGCGGAGTACACTCGTGCGATGGAAGCGTTTAAGAATTTCAATTCAACCCTTGCTGAGAAACGTTCGCGGGTGAGTGATTTGGAGAGTGACGTTGAGGCTGGAAGCAAACAGATCGAAGCTTACAAGCAGCAGTTGATCAACTTTCAGCGCGAGTTAGAGAAGCTGAAGTCGGAGAAACATGAGGCCGTTGCCGAGATAACAATGGCGAAACACCAGCGGGAAGTCAGTGAGGCTCTAGCGGGAATTGGAAAGGATGATACTGCTGAGCAATTGTCTGCTTTGCGTGACAGGGTGCGGAAAGTCAGCTCTCAAGCTAAAATCACCAGCGAATTGGCCGGGACTGATGTTGCACTCGAGGAAGCTGATTTCTTAAGTATGGCTGAAGAGAGTTTGGCAAAGTCAGAGTTCGACGACTTGATCTTTGGGGAAGAAAAGAAGGAGTCCGAGCCAGAGACCTCACCAAAAGTGTCTGCTCCCGAGAAACTGCCGGAGTAG
- a CDS encoding 3',5'-cyclic-nucleotide phosphodiesterase, translating into MFRLSPRLNLRQAAAVEIEVLGNGGGLGEPTTSIRVGDEVLFDAGSGLEALEDGRVQQIRRVYLTHAHADHISALPLLIETLFEEGPGPGVEVFGLPEVLNVLRTHVFNGLVWPDFEKIPDEKKGFLRLTELACGKSISDPSGISLTPFATRHGVPSCGYGITFPSGRRLALTGDTGYDEVLVESLNELGGLDVLCTECSYAVGDTEKAMRFGHLTPELVQRIVAGLRVSPKEVWVGHFKPRFKGVVEAELRDSGFIIPSPGYLRSF; encoded by the coding sequence ATGTTTCGGCTTTCCCCACGTTTAAATCTTAGGCAGGCTGCGGCTGTGGAAATTGAGGTCCTTGGTAATGGTGGTGGCTTGGGTGAGCCCACGACTTCGATTCGGGTGGGAGATGAAGTTCTATTCGATGCAGGAAGTGGTCTAGAAGCTCTTGAGGATGGTCGGGTGCAGCAGATTCGGAGAGTCTACCTGACCCACGCTCATGCGGATCATATCAGTGCTTTGCCTCTTCTCATCGAAACCTTATTCGAAGAAGGTCCTGGGCCTGGTGTGGAAGTGTTTGGTCTTCCAGAGGTGTTAAACGTCCTTCGAACTCATGTGTTTAACGGTCTTGTTTGGCCGGACTTTGAGAAAATTCCGGATGAGAAGAAGGGTTTCCTCCGGCTGACCGAGCTGGCATGCGGAAAGAGTATATCGGATCCCTCGGGGATTTCTCTCACCCCGTTTGCGACTCGACACGGTGTACCGAGCTGCGGCTATGGGATCACCTTCCCGTCAGGAAGGCGTTTGGCTTTAACAGGGGATACGGGTTACGATGAGGTGCTGGTTGAAAGTTTGAATGAATTAGGAGGTTTGGACGTTCTGTGCACGGAGTGCTCTTATGCTGTAGGGGATACGGAGAAGGCGATGCGGTTTGGACACCTCACTCCTGAGCTCGTGCAACGGATTGTCGCCGGACTAAGGGTCAGTCCAAAAGAGGTATGGGTGGGGCACTTCAAGCCAAGATTCAAAGGAGTGGTGGAAGCCGAATTGCGGGACTCCGGCTTTATCATCCCGAGTCCAGGCTATTTAAGGTCGTTTTAA
- a CDS encoding adenylate/guanylate cyclase domain-containing protein, with protein MKFLKRRRVLVFSAITAVLTGTALLPQFEYFKFFYSIDQSFLSFRYFIRGFEDSAKDRAPIVIVGVDDASLYSVLSGEVSEEDLAANPEVSNLNSSWPWNRSVHGFLAERLFDAGARVVAFDFIFPTPNEGDWQFYEVIEANIGRLIISYNYVPVESELGEIRMVESLPYEDLLPIEGEEELLGFVNIERDSDGVLRRAKLRTNLYAENQRFILDPALRANVLNRAKRSPPSFSLGTQAAILSDPAVREEVPPLFQSPLVNYGGLDYFPTVSYLDVLLEDRFDAQKSLFQDAIVLVGPFSDFFKDIYATPIGDLFGVEYHAHITRSLLNRSFFTELRGPARLAALVFFAFALLIGTLKFRGALQKAGWMVALIVVYLVLSQLAFNHLHLVVPIVPALWILLGTGFTFIIYDFALSQYDRLKLKGYLSRYVSPEVASVLSDESSELETILTGVSRPVAVLFSDIRGFTTLSEHYAPVKLVAHLNDYFESMVGCIHKHNGTLNKYIGDAILAVWGGLFSKGAENDCLHAVSSALDMEQQMIELNRNWSNDPDKLPFKIGIGISHGNAFVGNMGHSNRKEFAVMGDVVNLGSRLEGATKQYGCSILVSEEVYQLCKNKVRFRDVDIIRVKGKSKGVHTYEPINFVSDPEPSWLDQWNQSLTKYRERDFKTAQTHFSRLKESVPALVQSATLYEERCKLLITMPPPENWDFVYVMETK; from the coding sequence ATGAAATTCCTCAAACGTCGCCGAGTCCTTGTTTTCTCCGCGATCACAGCAGTTCTGACTGGCACTGCTTTGCTCCCGCAATTCGAGTATTTCAAGTTTTTCTACTCGATTGATCAGTCCTTTCTGAGTTTTCGCTACTTTATTCGGGGATTCGAAGACAGTGCCAAGGACAGAGCACCAATCGTCATCGTAGGGGTGGATGACGCCTCCCTCTATTCTGTTCTTTCAGGAGAAGTGTCAGAGGAGGACCTAGCAGCAAATCCTGAAGTGTCGAATCTGAATAGTTCGTGGCCTTGGAACCGATCGGTTCACGGCTTTCTCGCGGAGCGACTCTTTGATGCAGGTGCAAGGGTTGTGGCGTTTGACTTTATTTTTCCGACGCCGAATGAAGGCGATTGGCAATTTTACGAGGTTATAGAAGCCAATATTGGAAGACTCATCATAAGCTATAACTACGTTCCTGTTGAATCCGAACTAGGCGAAATCAGAATGGTGGAGAGCCTTCCTTATGAGGATCTCCTTCCGATCGAGGGTGAAGAGGAACTCCTTGGCTTTGTAAACATAGAGCGAGATTCCGATGGTGTTCTACGGCGGGCCAAACTTCGAACGAATCTGTATGCCGAAAACCAAAGGTTTATTTTGGATCCCGCACTGCGGGCGAATGTCTTAAACCGTGCGAAGAGATCTCCACCCTCTTTCTCGCTCGGCACACAAGCAGCCATTCTGTCTGATCCTGCAGTGCGCGAGGAAGTTCCGCCTCTCTTCCAGTCTCCACTCGTCAACTACGGTGGACTGGACTACTTCCCGACGGTCAGTTACCTCGATGTTCTCCTCGAGGATCGGTTCGATGCTCAAAAGTCCCTGTTTCAAGATGCCATCGTTCTTGTCGGTCCATTTTCCGATTTTTTCAAAGACATCTATGCCACTCCGATCGGAGACTTATTCGGGGTCGAATATCATGCCCACATCACCCGTTCACTGCTGAACCGATCATTCTTCACTGAACTTCGAGGCCCGGCCCGTCTCGCTGCCCTTGTCTTTTTCGCCTTCGCTTTGCTGATCGGCACGCTGAAGTTCAGGGGCGCTCTGCAAAAAGCCGGATGGATGGTGGCATTGATAGTTGTCTACCTCGTTCTTTCGCAACTTGCCTTCAATCATCTGCATCTTGTCGTCCCTATTGTTCCTGCTCTCTGGATACTCCTTGGCACCGGATTCACCTTCATCATCTACGACTTCGCCCTAAGTCAATATGACCGACTGAAACTGAAAGGCTATCTGAGCCGGTACGTATCTCCGGAGGTCGCCAGCGTCCTGTCCGACGAGTCATCCGAGCTGGAAACCATACTCACGGGTGTCAGCCGTCCAGTCGCAGTTCTCTTTTCTGATATTCGCGGCTTCACCACGCTTAGCGAGCACTACGCTCCCGTCAAACTTGTCGCACACTTGAATGACTATTTCGAGAGCATGGTTGGCTGTATCCACAAACACAATGGCACCCTCAACAAATACATTGGTGATGCTATTCTTGCCGTCTGGGGAGGACTCTTCAGTAAGGGCGCAGAGAATGACTGTTTACATGCGGTCAGCTCGGCTCTCGACATGGAGCAGCAGATGATCGAGCTCAACCGAAATTGGTCTAACGATCCCGATAAACTCCCGTTTAAGATCGGTATCGGGATTAGTCACGGAAACGCATTTGTTGGAAACATGGGCCACTCCAATCGCAAAGAATTTGCTGTCATGGGAGATGTCGTCAATCTCGGCTCCCGCCTCGAAGGGGCAACCAAGCAATACGGTTGCAGCATCCTCGTCTCCGAAGAAGTCTACCAGCTGTGCAAAAACAAGGTTCGGTTTCGGGATGTGGACATTATCCGAGTCAAAGGAAAGAGTAAAGGCGTTCACACCTACGAGCCGATCAACTTTGTTTCAGATCCCGAGCCCTCCTGGTTGGATCAGTGGAACCAATCACTCACAAAATATCGCGAGCGTGACTTCAAAACCGCTCAGACGCATTTCTCTCGACTCAAAGAAAGCGTTCCCGCGTTAGTCCAGAGTGCGACGCTTTACGAAGAACGCTGTAAATTGCTGATTACGATGCCGCCTCCGGAAAACTGGGATTTCGTTTACGTGATGGAGACTAAGTAG